The Hevea brasiliensis isolate MT/VB/25A 57/8 chromosome 1, ASM3005281v1, whole genome shotgun sequence DNA segment AAAGAACGGCAGCAAAGGTGATATATATTGGATGGAGTGTAGTGAACCACTCCAAAGTTTCTGTTGGCCATGAATATGATCTAATAGATGATAAATTACCAACCATTGTTTAGGCAATCCAGTATGATAGCTACTTAGTATAAAACAGTTTCCTTCACTTTACCATCTACTTCTATAGAAAAGACAAAATCGACTAACACTTACCTTTATCATAGCATTAAAGTCTCTGTGGGTCACACTTTTGATTATAAGTACTTCATCGGCTGCAGCGGAAAAAGCTGATTAGTATTGCCTTTTGAACTCGTAGAATAAAAACAAAACACCCACACATCTTTGTCAAGTAGGCAACACAAAATCAGAGAACAACCACATAGGTGAAAAGATAAGTGGCAACCAGAAGAGATTGGTTCATTTGTAGTATATTGTTTTACTATCACACTTTAGACAAACTAAAGCCAGAAGTTAACCAATCTCCTACTTTTGTCCAAAACACCCCCCCTCTCCCTGGGCCCCTTGTtccaaatgaaaagaaaagaaagcaaGAAAAAGGTTCAAGTCTGTGTTCTTAAAAATACTGTGCTGACATGGATCACTTGAATTCATAAGTCTGACCTAGATTCTTTCATTCTAAAACTGCATTtgctaaattaaaaacaaaggttTTCACTTGAGATTTAGTAGAAGTATAACCACGCCAATGGACAGAGCTCACATTTGATTGCCTTCAACATAGAAGCTATCTGGCATTTAATATCCCATAATGTactgcaaataaaataataaacaacAATAGACAGGAAGACTACAGTAGCTACTGATGCAGCATTGAGCCAAAACTCAATGAACTcatcaaaaaattttttttttccagttcCCAGAATGTGGAAAGAAACATAATTAAACTAGGCCTGGCAGAtatttgttataaaaaaaaatggtACTAACAGTTGCGGTTTCAAGAGACGTACTAGATCCATTGAGAATCTTAACCATGTTACGAGCAGCACCACGAACTACAAGGCGGAAATCCCTTTTTAGCCCAACATACTTGGAATATTTCTAAACAATAAAATGAAAAGCCAAGATAAGCATTCACAGAAAATTACTTGATTACACCTACAAAAAGAATACAGTTGACAACAAAACATCTAAAAGAAGAAAACGATGAAATGACTCCACTAAATTATGATTGCAATTCAAATATCTAATGAAAggtaaaggaaaataaactttgaCTGCCCTCATCACCCAAATAATACTGAGTGGAAAACATTAGGGTAAAAGGAGTATTTATTGGGGGCAGGGGATGGGGTGTTGTgaggagaaagagaaagaaaaagcaaCAATTCATATTCAGGTTTGAATGTTTTGGCTCTAGTCTTGCCAGTTTACCGCATTAACTGGAGCTTCATTGTCTCGTATAACAGCCTCATGACCATCAATCTCTTCTCCAAACTCAGTCTTTAGGAGATCTCCTGAGTTACCAACAACAGCACAAGTGCGAAATTGCCGGGGATGGAAAGGGGGTTTAGCAGGTAGAATCAAATTAAGATGTTCCTCACAGAGAGTCCTGTTGTAGCATTTATCAGATCCCCTGCAACCAAAATAAATGCGTATTAAGCTTTCTCTCATACAAAAGTAATCCAGTCACAGTATTTGAGAAAGGCAAATAATGAATTGCAAAAAGAAATCATAAGAGAGGATGCAGTAAATATCATACAATTGAGCTATCCTTTTTGCTGCATACTCTAACCACCCATCTGGCCGGGCATCAAGGTATTCTCTTGTCAGCACTGTAGTCATGTTACGATACTGCATTTCCAAAGACATCAGAATTCATCATATCCACAAAGACAACTacctaatgaaatgaaattactATCAGGCACCAACCTGTTCCCACAATAGAATTGCTTCACAAACATCATAATGGTACTCCAACGGTTCATAAATTTTGAATTGCTCATTGAACTGAGATTAAAAAGAGAATAATCAGCATGTAGCAGttttaaatttttgaaggagaaaaaaaaaggcATTTTTAAGATATAATCGAAAGAGACAGAGAAAAAGAGAGGCAGACCCAGGTGCTGTTAGTGCCTTCAGGAAACTTAAGCGTCAATTTGCAAAGGTCAATGATTTGTGCCGTCAGACCAAGCCCTCTGTTTGCCTACATTTTGGCTTCAACCTTTTAGCGCATAATTGACAGACAGAAGGCACGCGCAACAACTACATTATTACATTATCAACAAGACGCATTCCCCAAGTTCACACACCAATTTAGATACTTGAATTTTTCAATATTCAatctcacaaaaaaaaaaaaaaatccaaagatCAGAACCATCGAATAATCATGTTAACACCTAAAAATGGATTTTCAAtccaaaaattgaaaaacaagTAACAGAGATGTAGATCTAAGACATAATCTAGTAAAATTGGTAACGAATTGAAATGCCAACCACGCATTGCTGAACAGAGGACTGGAAATCGGATAAATCCCTGATTTGTTCTTTGCTGAGATCCGAGTTTCGACCACCTGCAAAAATCAgagaaagtgaaggtgaaatgctagggtttatgggaACTATAAAGGAAAGAAGAAATGGGGGGAAAAAAACCTGAGAAAAAAGAGGATTGGATAGCAAAAACAAGGATAGAGAAGAGAGCAGCAAGGAAGAGAAGGTGGAGAATGGGACGTCTCCTACTGAAATTTGTATTCTTGTGAAGTCTCATATTCGCCCTGCTCGCTGAAACTGAGAACTGCAAAATCAGCTAACTTTTTctctcatttattttctttttttttaggaTGGAAGATGCCATGCCTGTCATGGAAGAAAAGGGCCAGTAGAACTCTAGAGCATGGAACTTAATAACGACGTCGTTTTGTCTGGTGTAACCCAGTTTGACACCCTGTGAACTTAAGCTGTAGGAGGCTATCCATGTGCCCATCCATGTGGCGAGAGTAATTAGAGACGACAACTGTGATTTAATAGTTGATATGAAATGTGAAACCAATTATGCAATATATGATATATCAACAatcatataataataaattaattgtgtaaataaataaaataaataaataatagtagtAGTCAGTCTTATAAAGCAGTTGCTTTTGTTGAAGTTGACAATATTTGATAAGATTTAATTACACGATATAACTCGATATacaattaaatgaatttaaatttagcataaataaatttgataataaataaataaatccatcAATAAtatgttaaaaataaaaatttaatgaattaattCACTTAACCTAATAATATATGCATCAATCCGTTTATTTAATTGAGTTAATGGATTAATAtatgttaaatataattttattctcaatatcttatagtttatattttttttattatttttatgaattgaattcttaattaatatatataattacgtagtgaattaaaaaaattatgtttaaat contains these protein-coding regions:
- the LOC110644891 gene encoding sialyltransferase-like protein 1 isoform X1; its protein translation is MRLHKNTNFSRRRPILHLLFLAALFSILVFAIQSSFFSGGRNSDLSKEQIRDLSDFQSSVQQCVANRGLGLTAQIIDLCKLTLKFPEGTNSTWFNEQFKIYEPLEYHYDVCEAILLWEQYRNMTTVLTREYLDARPDGWLEYAAKRIAQLGSDKCYNRTLCEEHLNLILPAKPPFHPRQFRTCAVVGNSGDLLKTEFGEEIDGHEAVIRDNEAPVNAKYSKYVGLKRDFRLVVRGAARNMVKILNGSTDEVLIIKSVTHRDFNAMIKSIPNPVYLFQGIVLRRGAKGTGMKSIELALSMCDIVDIYGFTVDPGYTEWTRYFSTPRKGHNPLQGRAYYQLLECLGVIRIHSPMRAQRKHDWSDVPSREMIGRAHAAALRLKRGHGPGQFGSCKVWGNVDPDSSGPTSGSSDMSDVRKYSNYNKWEVMPFESLRKEARDHHAQMESVSLYKMDGNKLDDLVCVRHSLKSEA
- the LOC110644891 gene encoding sialyltransferase-like protein 1 isoform X2; the protein is MRLHKNTNFSRRRPILHLLFLAALFSILVFAIQSSFFSGFFPPISSFLYSGRNSDLSKEQIRDLSDFQSSVQQCVANRGLGLTAQIIDLCKLTLKFPEGTNSTWFNEQFKIYEPLEYHYDVCEAILLWEQYRNMTTVLTREYLDARPDGWLEYAAKRIAQLGSDKCYNRTLCEEHLNLILPAKPPFHPRQFRTCAVVGNSGDLLKTEFGEEIDGHEAVIRDNEAPVNAKYSKYVGLKRDFRLVVRGAARNMVKILNGSTDEVLIIKSVTHRDFNAMIKSIPNPVYLFQGIVLRRGAKGTGMKSIELALSMCDIVDIYGFTVDPGYTEWTRYFSTPRKGHNPLQGRAYYQLLECLGVIRIHSPMRAQRKHDWSDVPSREMIGRAHAAALRLKRGHGPGQFGSCKVWGNVDPDSSGPTSGSSDMSDVRKYSNYNKWEVMPFESLRKEARDHHAQMESVSLYKMDGNKLDDLVCVRHSLKSEA
- the LOC110644891 gene encoding sialyltransferase-like protein 1 isoform X3 → MRLHKNTNFSRRRPILHLLFLAALFSILVFAIQSSFFSVPINPSISPSLSLIFAGGRNSDLSKEQIRDLSDFQSSVQQCVANRGLGLTAQIIDLCKLTLKFPEGTNSTWFNEQFKIYEPLEYHYDVCEAILLWEQYRNMTTVLTREYLDARPDGWLEYAAKRIAQLGSDKCYNRTLCEEHLNLILPAKPPFHPRQFRTCAVVGNSGDLLKTEFGEEIDGHEAVIRDNEAPVNAKYSKYVGLKRDFRLVVRGAARNMVKILNGSTDEVLIIKSVTHRDFNAMIKSIPNPVYLFQGIVLRRGAKGTGMKSIELALSMCDIVDIYGFTVDPGYTEWTRYFSTPRKGHNPLQGRAYYQLLECLGVIRIHSPMRAQRKHDWSDVPSREMIGRAHAAALRLKRGHGPGQFGSCKVWGNVDPDSSGPTSGSSDMSDVRKYSNYNKWEVMPFESLRKEARDHHAQMESVSLYKMDGNKLDDLVCVRHSLKSEA